In Plasmodium falciparum 3D7 genome assembly, chromosome: 13, the following are encoded in one genomic region:
- a CDS encoding proliferating cell nuclear antigen 1, with protein sequence MLEAKLNNASILKKLFECIKDLVNDANVDADESGLKLQALDGNHVSLVSLHLLDSGFSHYRCDRERVLGVNIASLNKVFKLCGANESVVISSKDDEDNLNFVFENNKEDKVTNFSLKLMSIELDSLNIPDCEEGFDAEVELSSKELTNIFRNLSEFSDTVFIEIDSNCIKFTTKGIVGDAEVALKPRDSTSEDDIGVTIKSKKKIKQSFAIKYLNLFSKSNILADVVVLGLSDSRPIEFKYEIKDTSPDSDTLKIGFVKFFLAPKMDDDMDNKD encoded by the coding sequence atgttagaggccaaattaaataatgcatcaattttaaaaaaacttTTTGAATGTATCAAAGATTTAGTAAATGATGCCAATGTGGATGCTGATGAAAGTGGATTAAAATTACAAGCATTAGATGGGAATCATGTATCTTTGGTTAGCTTACATTTATTAGATTCAGGATTTTCTCATTATAGATGTGATCGTGAAAGAGTTTTAGGTGTAAATATTGCATCATTAAATAAAGTATTCAAATTATGTGGAGCTAATGAATCAGTAGTTATATCTAGtaaagatgatgaagataatttaaattttgtttttgaaAACAACAAAGAAGATAAAGTTACTAActtttctttaaaattaatGTCTATTGAATTGGACTCTTTAAATATACCAGATTGTGAAGAAGGATTTGATGCAGAAGTTGAATTAAGCAGCAAAGAATTAACCAATATATTTAGGAATTTATCAGAATTTTCTGATACCGTTTTTATTGAAATTGATTCTAACTGTATCAAATTTACTACAAAAGGTATAGTAGGTGATGCTGAAGTAGCTCTCAAACCAAGAGATTCAACTAGCGAAGATGATATTGGAGTTACAATtaaatccaaaaaaaaaattaaacaatcCTTTGCCATCAAATATTTAAACTTGTTTTCTAAATCAAACATTTTAGCAGATGTCGTTGTCTTAGGATTAAGTGACAGTAGACCAATCGAATTCAAATATGAAATTAAAGATACCTCCCCTGATTCAGATACCTTAAAAATTGGATTTGTTAAATTTTTCTTAGCTCCCAAAATGGATGACGATATGGATAATAAAGATTAA
- a CDS encoding cytochrome c oxidase subunit ApiCOX24, putative: MAISRSKIRYLFPNATLQSYYPNSEMFKVPKAGSAPRIYNGLDPRKVHSYPWINIFKTRRIKETGYQYGNWAGPSIHSMTLDELATFFSNKDHFKYFSIFQLIKATYGQFQFLFLFLGSIVLTISPILLFTLYMQKFEPLEVTIDPEEYYKHFRWHYYGGEIDHHAFSQYLEARRAVRYRNAEINPVDWIPPQYRNVEE, translated from the coding sequence ATGGCAATATCGAGGAGCAAAATAAGATATTTATTTCCCAACGCTACATTACAGTCATATTATCCCAATTCTGAAATGTTTAAAGTTCCTAAGGCTGGAAGTGCACCAAGAATATATAATGGCTTAGATCCTCGAAAGGTACATAGTTATCCAtggataaatatttttaaaacacGAAGAATAAAAGAAACAGGTTATCAATATGGAAATTGGGCAGGTCCTTCTATACATTCAATGACACTTGATGAATTAGCTACCTTTTTTAGTAATAAAGATcatttcaaatatttttctatttttcaATTAATTAAAGCAACGTATGGACAATTCCaatttttgtttcttttcttGGGTTCCATAGTTCTAACTATATCACCCATTTTATTGTTCACCTTATATATGCAAAAATTTGAACCTTTGGAAGTTACCATCGATCCTGaggaatattataaacattttcGATGGCATTATTATGGAGGTGAAATTGATCATCATGCTTTCTCACAATATCTTGAAGCTAGAAGAGCAGTTAGATATAGAAATGCTGAAATAAACCCAGTTGATTGGATACCCCCTCAATATAGAAATGTAGAAGAATAA
- a CDS encoding 14-3-3 protein, protein MNQYIDNDISVSNKEELIYYIKILNHLGSYDETVTLIKSVNVENYNFNYTESLSVGFAFKNALNVKRKEKTILENIITNEKSSEREKICAELLKSKLNTDIRSIEKNTYAVLKNKCISRTTDDKILMLYWHILGDMSRYCADTFHGTDKEKMHEKSMKSYSYALHYANKMKIPPSSPKMLELLVSWTVLHKDMNKDINYSIELAAEAFRNAIQNMHLLENDDECSKTIRILGILRDNINKWCEISGRKNVNALFEINGENLDKYKDIMNSTHT, encoded by the exons atgaatCAATATATTGATAACGATATTTCAGTTTCAAATAAGGAGGAACttatatactatataaaaatattaaatcatCTGGGATCTTATGatg AAACAGTTACACTTATTAAATCTGTAAATGTAGAGAATTATAACTTCAATTACACAGAATCTCTTTCAGtg gGATTCGCTTTCAAGAATGCTTTAAAtgttaaaagaaaagaaaaaaccattcttgaaaatattattacaaatgaaaaatccagcgaaagagaaaaaatttGTGCCGAATTACTCAAATCAAAATTAAATACAGATATAAGAAGcattgaaaaaaatacatatgcagtcctaaaaaataaatgcatTTCTAGAACAACTGAcgat aaAATCCTAATGCTCTATTGGCATATACTTGGTGATATGTCAAGATATTGTGCAGATACATTTCATGGTACCGATAAAGAGAAAATGCATGAAAAAAGTATGAAGTCTTATTCTTATGCCTTGCATTACgcaaacaaaatgaaaataccCCCTTCCAGTCCCAAAATGTTAGAGTTATTAGTTAGTTGGACag tTTTACATAAAGATATGAATAAAGATATTAATTATTCAATAGAGTTAGCAGCAGAAGCATTTAGAAATGCCATTCAAAATATGCACCTCTTAga aAATGATGACGAGTGCTCCAAAACAATTCGCATATTAGGAATATTAAGGGATAACATAAACAAGTGGTGTGaaa TCAGTGGAAGAAAGAATGTAAATGCTCTATTCGAAATAAATGGAGAAAACttggataaatataaagacaTTATGAATAGTACtcatacataa
- a CDS encoding RuvB-like helicase 3, protein MKLEEVKDIQKIERIGAHSHIRGLGLNDCLDARYCSEGMIGQMSARKAAGIVLRMIKEGRISGRAILLAGQPGTGKTAIAMGIAKALGEDTPFTHISGSEVYSLEMSKTEALTQAFRRSIGVRVKEESEVIEGEVVEIEIEKFNERDINNKNKKLGKMILKTTEMETLYDLGSKMIEALQKENITAGDVICIDKGTGKITKIGKSFARSKDYDAMDPNTLFVQCPEGELQKRKEVVHTVTLHDIDAINSRTQGFLALFSGDTGEIKNEIREHIDMKINEWQEDEKAEIVPGVLFIDEVHMLDIECFSYLNRALESEQSPIVIMATNRGITHIRGTDYKAPHGIPLDLLDRTLIIPTYPYKHQDILKILEQRAEEEDVDIDEYAKELLCKIASESSLRYALHLITLANLVSKKRKATEVTVQDVRRVYNLFIDVKRSTQYLIEYQNEFMFSELPKEELSVKEEDSSEEKRELHEKNSENSSTSN, encoded by the coding sequence ATGAAGCTCGAAGAAGTGAAagatattcaaaaaatagaAAGAATTGGAGCACATTCCCATATTCGAGGGTTAGGGTTAAATGATTGTTTAGATGCTAGGTATTGTTCTGAAGGTATGATCGGGCAAATGAGTGCTCGTAAGGCTGCTGGTATTGTCTTGAGAATGATTAAAGAAGGAAGAATAAGTGGAAGAGCTATTTTATTAGCTGGTCAACCAGGTACAGGGAAAACAGCCATTGCTATGGGTATTGCAAAAGCTTTAGGTGAAGATACTCCCTTTACTCATATTTCGGGTTCGGAAGTTTATTCTTTAGAAATGAGCAAAACAGAAGCATTGACACAAGCTTTTAGAAGATCTATTGGTGTAAGAGTAAAAGAAGAATCAGAAGTAATAGAAGGAGAAGTAGTAGAAATTGAAATAGAGAAATTTAATGAAagagatataaataataaaaataaaaaattaggaaaaatgatattaaaaaCTACTGAAATGGAAACCTTATATGATTTAGGTAGTAAAATGATAGAAGCCttacaaaaagaaaatattactGCAGGAGATGTTATTTGTATTGATAAAGGTACAGGCAAAATTACCAAAATTGGAAAATCATTTGCTAGATCTAAAGATTATGATGCAATGGATCCAAATACCCTTTTTGTTCAATGTCCTGAAGGAGaattacaaaaaagaaaagaagtaGTACATACAGTTACTTTACACGATATTGATGCCATTAATAGTAGAACTCAAGGGTTCTTGGCTTTATTTTCCGGGGATACtggagaaataaaaaatgaaatcaGAGAACATATTGATATGAAAATTAATGAATGGCAAGAAGATGAAAAAGCCGAAATTGTACCAGGTGTCTTATTTATTGATGAAGTTCATATGTTAGATATTGAATgcttttcatatttaaataGAGCTTTAGAAAGTGAACAATCGCCAATAGTTATTATGGCAACAAATAGAGGTATTACACATATAAGAGGAACAGATTATAAAGCTCCTCATGGAATTCCTTTAGATTTATTAGATAGAACACTTATTATACCAACTTATCCATATAAACATCAAGACATACTCAAAATCTTAGAACAAAGGGCAGAAGAAGAAGATGTTGATATTGATGAATATgcaaaagaattattatgcAAAATTGCATCCGAATCCTCCTTAAGATATGCTTTACATTTAATTACCTTAGCAAATTTAGTATCAAAAAAACGTAAAGCAACAGAAGTTACGGTGCAGGATGTTAGACGTGTATATAACTTATTTATTGATGTTAAAAGAAGTACACAATATCTAATTGAATACCAAAATGAATTCATGTTCTCGGAATTACCTAAAGAAGAACTATCCGTAAAGGAAGAAGATTCTTCTGAAGAAAAGAGAGAACTTCATGAAAAAAATTCGGAAAATTCAAGTACAagtaattaa
- a CDS encoding transmembrane and coiled-coil domain-containing protein 1, putative, whose product MEDKIRKYDVFCIMGLAILCGIFSEFLSWLFVYRNEKFKKLNEEVKVLYEEVQKEKDDGLLSKLDKKKDKKKKASAEELYIEKTKEMTTLKTKSNFITGLIFMCVMPVLFSLFEGLTIAVLPFKPIFPFTLLTRTGLQSKNVYHCSSTFIYTLTLMLTRQNIQKYFGYAPPAGMFGDYKMPDEQADVWK is encoded by the coding sequence ATGGAGGATAAAATACGAAAGTATGATGTATTTTGTATAATGGGTTTAGCTATATTATGTGGTATATTTTCTGAATTTTTAAGTTGGTTATTTGTATATAGAAATgagaaatttaaaaaattaaatgaagaagTTAAAGTTTTATATGAAGAAGTACAGAAAGAGAAAGACGATGGATTATTAAGTAaattagataaaaaaaaggataagaagaaaaaggcTTCAGcagaagaattatatatagagaAAACTAAAGAAATGACAacattaaaaacaaaatcaaATTTTATTACAGGTTTGATTTTTATGTGTGTTATGCCAGTATTATTTAGTTTATTTGAAGGATTAACCATTGCTGTATTACCATTTAAACCAATCTTTCCATTTACCTTATTAACACGTACAGGTCTACAATCAAAAAATGTTTATCATTGCTCATcaacttttatatataccttaACACTTATGTTAACAAGgcaaaatattcaaaaatattttggATATGCTCCCCCAGCAGGAATGTTTGGAGATTATAAAATGCCAGATGAACAAGCTGACGTATGGAAAtga